From the Candida dubliniensis CD36 chromosome 2, complete sequence genome, the window GGAAAGCACACCtactttttttcttggtctTTTTGATGGTGGTAgcagtggtggtggtggtggtcgAGTTGTTGGATGTTGCAGAAGACTCTATGGACTGTTGTGGAGTTATTGGTGGTGTATCCACATTATCCGACATCACAATAACTGTGTAAGAGCTATCTTCAGCGGATTGCATCCCAAAGGATTGCAACTCAGCATAGTATGGCTGTAATTTCGAGCCGTTATAAATCACTTTAAAATCAGGTGGCAATGTTATATCTGCTGGTAAGCCAACTTTGATAGACtgtttcaaatcatcaactGTCGCATTGTCTGGGATAGTCACGGAAAAGGATGATTCGGTAGATAATCTGATAGTAACTTTCATAATTCAATAGTTATGTA encodes:
- a CDS encoding an1-type zinc finger protein, putative gives rise to the protein MKVTIRLSTESSFSVTIPDNATVDDLKQSIKVGLPADITLPPDFKVIYNGSKLQPYYAELQSFGMQSAEDSSYTVIVMSDNVDTPPITPQQSIESSATSNNSTTTTTTATTIKKTKKKSRCAFHNCNSVPLRMVGTCTHCQGKFCAKHRLLEDHMCTGLQYCKDNAHEKNAMKLQSERTIVNRV